The following coding sequences lie in one Miscanthus floridulus cultivar M001 chromosome 9, ASM1932011v1, whole genome shotgun sequence genomic window:
- the LOC136480665 gene encoding uncharacterized protein has protein sequence MTNEQAGQGNRARQGNLRFDCLLQRTENRAQGRLDCLLQHMENRAQRTTTASHDQPLWTHIDILATAGAVLLAFQALLGSRRRHCRSKVFLLILEAAYTVSYVLVSYTIGLIQTFDSPNPAQSQLLWAVVLLLLLGSADTISAFSRHDVEQSKGMQAKHVLQSLLVLWLLLSQRSLAGGGWIIAPFLLLCWVYSIFKMAQRTKALRMASMTHYGLVRSAKVVADYMHTDVVQSHDAGHDPSDMTRYKYLVLGEDEYSIPPSAPPYLTHVPVADDGDVITIDMIWKHDGKLLSSMDERARALKDTCLSFALFKLLKRRFCSLEIAEAGHPKTRDFVLHGLLADNNAPPSRRQHQCDDNPEDQLRRGAERAFHIIEVELSFLYDFFYTKYPVLFPTKRVVGVIRFFFLLVFLVVLLYFTTDAIWVARHPRFVAPYYAFTIFNDFLFVAMIFAIDVLQQLATSYSNWAVVHFVCDYVRTKKKSRWHCWSRIRQELIKWVANCRYHKVRHWDHKLGQYSLLKSLEYDSFLTNTLSLLTLRLMDPKGIGRKRKPDVELPPAVMHAVATALRRSLEEGNGCLTNGTKSIKDGEGELLWACTQPTTTHMVLVWHIATTLCDFTKDKDISHELLPQLHRHRLIATCLSGYCAYLLAFVPEMLPDHSYTTKQILDAVVREARQNLVNTEDKPKTKQILEATVRKAREYLGITKDMSKIFDKMTELGGIVGGSRDEETPILILGARLHRCLMAITMPRRWELLAEFWAELLLFLAPSDNTDVHAEHLAEGGEFMTHLWALLMHAGILKRRDFTETAV, from the exons ATGACGAATGAGCAGGCTGGCCAGGGGAATCGCGCCCGCCAGGGGAATTTGCGCTTCGACTGCCTGCTTCAGCGCACGGAGAATCGCGCCCAGGGGCGCCTCGACTGCCTCCTTCAGCACATGGAGAATCGCGCCCAAAGGACCACGACTGCCAGCCATGACCAACCgctct GGACGCACATCGACATCCTCGCCACGGCCGGCGCGGTGCTGCTCGCCTTCCAGGCGCTGCTGGGCTCCCGGCGCCGGCACTGTCGCAGCAAGGTCTTCCTCCTCATCCTGGAGGCCGCCTACACCGTCTCCTACGTGCTCGTGTCATACACCATCGGCCTCATCCAGACATTCGACAGTCCCAACCCTGCCCAGAGCCAGTTGCTTTGGGCCGTCGTGCTACTTCTCCTCCTCGGCAGCGCCGATACCATCTCGGCCTTCAGCCGGCACGACGTCGAGCAGAGCAAGGGCATGCAGGCGAAGCATGTCCTCCAGTCGTTGCTTGTTCTCTGGTTGCTCCTCAGCCAGAGAAGCTTGGCCGGAGGAGGGTGGATCATCGCGCCCTTCTTGCTCCTCTGTTGGGTGTATAGCATCTTCAAGATGGCCCAGAGGACCAAGGCACTACGCATGGCAAGCATGACGCACTATGGCCTCGTGCGCAGCGCCAAGGTGGTGGCTGACTACATGCATACCGATGTCGTTCAGAGCCATGACGCCGGCCATGACCCCTCAGACATGACTAGGTACAAATATCTCGTCCTCGGTGAGGACGAGTATTCCATACCGCCTTCCGCACCACCCTACCTAACACATGTTCCGGTGGCCGACGACGGCGATGTCATCACGATTGACATGATCTGGAAGCACGATGGCAAGCTTTTGAGTTCTATGGATGAACGGGCACGTGCACTTAAGGACACGTGTCTCTCGTTCGCATTGTTCAAGCTGCTCAAGCGGCGCTTTTGCAGCCTCGAGATCGCCGAGGCAGGCCACCCAAAGACAAGGGACTTCGTTCTACATGGGCTCCTCGCCGACAACAATGCACCTCCAAGCCGTCGTCAACATCAATGCGATGACAACCCGGAGGATCAACTCCGACGAGGCGCAGAGCGCGCCTTCCATATCATTGAGGTCGAGCTGTCCTTCCTGTACGACTTCTTCTACACGAAGTACCCAGTGCTCTTCCCCACCAAAAGAGTTGTCGGTGTCAtccgtttcttcttcctccttgtgTTCCTCGTGGTGCTCCTGTATTTCACCACCGACGCCATCTGGGTGGCTAGGCATCCTCGATTCGTAGCCCCCTACTACGCCTTTACCATCTTCAATGACTTTCTCTTTGTAGCCATGATCTTTGCCATAGACGTGTTGCAGCAGCTAGCCACGAGTTACTCCAACTGGGCGGTTGTTCACTTTGTGTGTGACTACGTGAGGACCAAGAAGAAGTCACGTTGGCATTGCTGGAGCCGGATCCGCCAAGAACTCATCAAGTGGGTGGCGAATTGCCGCTATCATAAGGTGAGGCACTGGGATCACAAGCTCGGCCAGTACTCGCTCCTCAAGTCCCTAGAGTACGACTCGTTCTTGACCAACACACTCTCTTTGCTCACCTTACGCCTAATGGATCCCAAAGGCATTGGTCGGAAGCGCAAGCCGGATGTCGAGCTCCCACCTGCTGTCATGCATGCGGTCGCGACTGCTCTCCGCCGTTCCCTCGAGGAAGGCAATGGCTGTCTCACCAATGGCACGAAATCCATAAAGGATGGGGAAGGCGAATTGCTCTGGGCATGCACGCAACCCACAACCACGCACATGGTCCTCGTGTGGCACATTGCCACCACATTGTGCGACTTTACTAAGGACAAGGATATTTCTCACGAGCTGCTCCCACAGTTGCATCGCCACCGCCTCATTGCAACATGTCTTTCTGGCTACTGTGCCTATCTGCTTGCTTTTGTCCCGGAGATGCTACCGGACCACAGCTACACGACCAAGCAAATCCTGGACGCCGTTGTGCGCGAGGCTCGACAGAATCTCGTCAACACCGAGGACAAGCCAAAGACCAAGCAGATTCTGGAGGCCACTGTGCGCAAAGCTCGGGAGTATCTCGGTATCACAAAGGACATGTCGAAAATATTCGACAAGATGACAGAACTTGGTGGCATAGTTGGCGGCAGCAGAGACGAAGAAACGCCGATCCTAATCCTCGGAGCCAGGCTGCATAGATGCCTCATGGCGATCACCATGCCGCGGCGGTGGGAGCTCCTCGCGGAGTTCTGGGCTGAGCTGTTGCTCTTCCTCGCACCGTCGGACAACACGGACGTCCATGCCGAGCATCTCGCAGAAGGGGGGGAGTTCATGACGCACCTTTGGGCACTGCTCATGCACGCGGGCATTCTTAAACGACGCGACTTCACTGAAACCGCTGTTTGA